From the genome of Miscanthus floridulus cultivar M001 chromosome 10, ASM1932011v1, whole genome shotgun sequence, one region includes:
- the LOC136489742 gene encoding fatty acyl-CoA reductase 2, chloroplastic-like yields MAAMAKHGGGMAMVPGNCLYHLTSSTMNPMVAREMGRYMYQHFSQSPLIDKAGRPIIVQPPSAIGNMEEFVRYVQSNVVLPEGNGEDMSSPQQARSRLRAKAIAEQFIHISRIYEPYTFYGGRFDSANTEALFAAGDVSAGEGNVPL; encoded by the coding sequence ATGGCGGCTATGGCGAAGCATGGTGGTGGGATGGCTATGGTGCCAGGGAACTGCCTGTATCATCTAACATCGTCAACGATGAACCCAATGGTAGCAAGGGAGATGGGCCGATACATGTACCAGCACTTCTCCCAATCACCCCTCATCGACAAGGCAGGGCGACCCATCATAGTGCAGCCGCCATCTGCCATCGGCAACATGGAGGAGTTCGTCAGGTATGTGCAGTCCAATGTGGTGCTGCCAGAAGGCAACGGGGAAGACATGTCGTCGCCACAACAGGCGCGTAGTCGTCTCCGCGCCAAGGCCATAGCAGAGCAATTCATCCACATCAGCCGCATCTATGAGCCATACACCTTCTATGGCGGCAGGTTCGACAGTGCCAACACCGAGGCGCTCTTTGCGGCCGGAGATGTCAGTGCAGGAGAGGGCAATGTTCCACTTTGA